From the Xylocopa sonorina isolate GNS202 chromosome 9, iyXylSono1_principal, whole genome shotgun sequence genome, the window tcattgtgaaaacaTGTATTCGCTCCTAGGTTGGAACGTGCCGGTCAAGGCACGTATTAAACGAGCCGCGCAATACTATTTGGTCCCAAGATAAAAAGCATTCGGGAATTGACATAGTCGTAGAAAATTCGTGTGCGCAGAGCCCGAAAATAGATCGCGGCTTTTAAATTGGGACGATCAATTGCATATGTACGCGTATGCAGCGTAGACACGAGAGGCAGCAAAGATGACGTAACAACGGCGAGCCGGCGACAATGTCGCAGTATTCAAGGTTATAGGACTCATCTTACGTCGCGTTCCTACGGATTATTCGGTCGAAAAATATCTCAGGATGCACAGGAAACGAACACGGCGTTTCTTACCAAAGGTAAGCGGCGCggtgcggcgcggcgcggcgtaaCGACGACGCACGTTCTTAGTTCTCTTCCCTGATTTTTTTTCTGCTGAACAGGAGAGAAGTCTCGTTTGATCGTGTAATTTTCTACGTGTAAAAAATGAATAGAAATGCAGAGTGACCCACCCTCCGGCGATGAGGTGTATCGCGGTGTCGCGATCCAACATTCTTCCACTGGAACCCTGTCACTCTGGAAGCATGAACCTCGGAGAGAAGATCGAACGGGTAGAGAACACACTGACAGACTCACACACGTTGAAACGGCACTGAAAACTGCGTTCGAACGAAATGGTTTAAATATTCGGACAACGTATGTATGTATCTATATACTACGATTCTAATTTCGATGGCCGAGCGAGAAACACACGGTCGCGAACAAAACACCACCACAACATTCGATAACTCGACAACAACTGATCGCATTGACCGAAAGGAGCGTATAGCGCACCGTGCGCCATAAATTAGGTAGAAACTAGAGGGCTCGTCACTTCGTGACCGACGAAACTTTCGAAAGATCGATACGAAATAGAAGAGGTCGATACGATGCAGTTTCTCGACAGCGATTTGAacgttcttctcttttttttaccgCGTTAAAAAATGTAACAAAGTATATCGGGGGCAAACAAAATTCGAAGCAACGATAATTCACGCTTTATTTTCGATTACCGTGAATCAGAGTGAACAGTGTCGACTTGTCGTCTTGGTCGGGAAATATAATGGGAAGGAAACGAACAAGCttagaaatatttaaataaaatataaaaatacttttatgttttaagaataatatacggcgaaagaaatattaaataaatataatattgaatCGCACATAAAGTTGAGTCTAGTTACATTAAGAAAGTAAAAAAGGAaaagatataaataaatatacctCCTATTTTCCTAATTTCCTAATTTCCTTcctaattttaaataaatatacctCCTAGAACTCCAAACGATCCAATAATTCAGATGTATCCTCTACCACGACTTCTTCCTTTTCTCTTCTAATTGCTAAATGCATGGCTCGCAGGAACCGGCTCAAAGTACACTTTTTCGTTCTCAGGAAAAAGGCGTGAGCTAAAAATGGGATTTTTCTTAAAATTCGTCCACTTAAACCCACGCTCTCTTGACTAAGGTCCATTAATTTGAGGCTGTTCTTCGTTCGGAACGTTTCTTCGTAACCCATCTTCTTTAAGTATGATAATTCATAAATTTTTTCAGACTCCATGAGGTTTGCCTAAGACACAAGCGAACTTAAATTATACGCTATATCGagtacgaacgaacgaacggtatattttatttttaccctcATCAATTCTTTAAGACACGAAGTATAAATTTTGTATATGGCTTGTTGCGTTGGATGCCCAATATATTGTTTTATATCTGCTCTATCGATAAACGCTAAATCAATGCTTTCCGACAAGTTACTAGTGGTTAAGATTAAAACGTTTGAATACTGTTTTATTTGGTCCAATTGCGTTAACAAGGCATTCACTACTCTTATCGCATCTGTGGGCTCTGTTCCGTTACTGCACGACTTTCGAGTGTGCGCTAGAGATTCCACTTCGTCGATCAGGATACAGACCAATGCTTGCGGATTTTCCAGAAGCAATTTTATTTCGTTGAATAATTTCATGACTAATTTACCGCTCTGCCAATCATTAAGAACACCATCTTTAATTCGTTATTGGCTGAAGGAAGCTAGTCTCTCTAATAATCTGCGCAACGTAATATTACCTCCGAAAACCACTTTGAAAATAAGCTATGGCTGTTTATTTCCACGAACGTACCGTGACTGAATCTTTTACCTAAACGGATAATAATTTTCTGGGCAAGAGCTTTGCACAAGCTAGTTTTTCCTGTTCCAGGTGGTCCATGCAACAATACCACCTTGTTCCAGCTTATAACGTTCATGTCAACGCCGTGGTCCGAGAATATCATTGCTGTTTCTATAAAATGAAGTAGCTGAAAAAGAACGATACTTATGAATTTCATAGAAACTATAACAACTAAAAAAATACAGCTAAATCTATTCCACTAACGTCGTTCTTTATGTTAGAATCAAAGTACAGGTTTTCCCACATGTAATGAAAATCTTTGGTCGGTAATATCCAATGGGAGGACGCTGGAAGATTCTCTCCGTCGTTCTCCATTGTTTCTGTAGCCGAACATTCTATAGTTAATCTGTACACATGAAATTTCAGTACGGCGCCTTGCACCTTCATGTGACTCCTCTACAACGGTATTATTTCAGTATTATTTCGAGTATTATCTTTTCGAGTAGCCTGATTTACTTCGGAACTCTTACTTCTCCGTGACTAGAACTATATATTATAGAATCGATATGCTCCTGCAAAGTCTGATTCGACAGATCCTTCCCATATATAATCGTATCCAATTTAACATCCTCCAAGGTATTTATTTCAGCGTAGACCAGGTTCTCCACCTTCTCTGCGGACAGTACACTGAAACGAGATTTTTCAATCATTCAACGAATGAAAACAGTATGAGATTTCGAAGAAATGTTCAGTTAACAAACGAAATACCTATTGATACTTTGACAGATTTCCACGTGCAAAACATCGGATCCTTCCATGTCACGCGAATTTCCTACGCTCCAGAACCTTTTCGAACTCTATCTTCTATCAGAACGAAAGGAAAACAACCCTTTCTCACGACAATAAAATGTTACCAAAGAAATGATCGAACTGCGAACTGCGTGTTGTTATAGAACCTGAAAgaatttaaattacaatttgAAACTGATCACGCAGGTGTTTCTAAACAATTGTTAGTCAGCGATCTAGTGAGATAGAGACGACACCTTAAGCCTGGTTCTCAACGAACTAGTGTTTTCCGTTCTGAAGGAGCTCTACATTTTTATTGGTACAGACGGTTTCAATTATCGTATTACGCatcgttatattatattttaaacgGTATTATTTTGTTTGTTTACCATCAGTGTCGAAGCAACGAAATCTGATTGGACTGCGAGTGACAAATGTAAACGCTCGATGGTCGAACGACGATCGAGTTGACGATCTATTTATTGAGTGATCTACGACAGAACATTGGACGCTATAGCGATTCGTATTTTTCTAAATCGACAACGGTCAGTCGTTTCTCGGGTTGACTGTTTGGAGTGACGTGAGTCTGAGATGTAGCGGATGAGAATATTCGTGCCTGCCGATCGTTCAACAATTAACAATTGAGCTGGTTCGTCGTCTCTCGATTATTAAACGAGCGATTGTTAATCGGGTTTTAATGCGATGAGTAAAGCAACAGACGACGATGAGCGTAGAAAACGCTCTCTGGAAGCGGGCAGAGAAATGGTAGGTTTTTCTCTCACGATTTATTATTTCCATCGTGATCTCAGATTTCGCGTATGGGTTTTAATTGATCGCAATTTAACGTCTCATCTACCATGTTAGATTCGTTTCGTTTAATGGCTTCCTGGATATTTGTTTATTATATCATCGAGGACGAACAGGACGTTAGAAAAAAATTGTAATCCTTTTCGTAAGAGAGTAACGTTAAACTCGCTGTTTCTGATTTGAAACAGCGCCAGATTGTAGCGCAGTTCGGTGTTTCATTTTGTTCTTGCACCTCTCATTTTGTTTCTCGTATCGCTATGATTCTCTGATCTTCGAACATTTTCGTTTAGCTGGAGAAGTACAAGGCGGAGAGGGCCAGCAAAGTTCTAGGTGCGAGTAGCAGCCAGGCAGACGAGGCATCGGATGAAGACTCGTTTCATCATGAAAAGTCTGGCAGACACAAAGAGTCTTATGTTAGTAACTGCTTCTGTGTATTGATTTTCATGAAAAGTTGTCCGCGTTGATAAATGTTTAATGTAATAGAGCAAATTGATCGTACGAGGATCGTTTTCCGTATAGAATTTCATTCTTATCGATTACAGGTACACGAGGGTGTTTCTTCGAGAGATCTGACCCAAAGCAGCGTCAGTATGAGCGAAGGAGAAGCAGACGGGGATTTAGAAGGTCTCGCAGGAAGGGTGGCTCAATTAGAAGAGCTGCTGCAAGGAAAGGAAGCCATTGTGGAAGCCTTAAACGCAGAGATAGATCATTTGAGAGCGGAGGCGTCATCTCCTAACTCTTCTCAAAGCCAGAACAGTAGTATACATAGCAGAGATGTCATATCCTTGTATCACATAAAAGTAAGGAGAATATTCATTTGTTTTTGGTCACATTATACGCAGACAGTCATATATTATGTTTTGTTAAACAGCTGCAAGAGTTTGAAAAAGCAGTGACTCAAAGAGATAACCTGATCGAGGATCTTACGTGGTCTCTGCAACATGCTCTGTCTGTAAGAGACAATCTGGTTAGCCAATTAAATTCGTTGACTGCTATGGAATTACCCAGTACTGCAAATGATAAGAACTTGCGAGAACAGGTTAGAATCGTATATTTCGTCTTAAATCTTACATTGTATTTGTACCTGTCTTCTTTAGCTTAATTTAGTAATATAATCTCTGATGTAAATTGACTTTTTATTTTAGATTGATGTTTTAGAGAAGACTTTGAGTGACCAGAGAGCAACGATACAGAAATTAAATGATCAGTTGACTCAAATCCAAGAACATGTGCAAACACTGGAAATGGAGAAAGAAACGCGAAATGCAGAGATTAGCGATTATAAGTTGCAGATAAGTAACTTGAACGAACAGATCCGTCTAAGTGCCGATGATAAAAATCTAAACATCGCCGAGACTTTAGAGCAGCAAAAACAGTACGAGGCACGTGTAGATAAGATAAAACAAGATATGCAGCATATATTAAAAAAGTTCACGGCTGAAACTAACATGAATACTGCCCGTCATCAGCAAGAGTTGAGGGACTTGACCACGAAGCACGAGACGGAgatgataacactccacgagaAGTATGAAACGCATTTGCAGAAACTGAAGGATGAAAACAAATGTTTAGCCGATCGTCTGAACAAAGAACTGCCGGATCTGGAGACTAGACACGCCAAAGAGCTTTCCATATTTCAAACGCAATTGTCTCATTACAAGAAAACcgtagaagcactaaaacttgaATTAATGAATCGTTCGGAGTCTCAGAAAACGGCACAGGTCGAGCTGAACGAATATAAATCGAAATTGAACGAGTTCAAGGTACAATCGGAAAAGGCCCTGCGTATCCAAGAGCTTGACCACCAAAGGGACAAAGAGATGCTGACTGAGCAGATAAAACTGCATAAGCTTCAGTTAGAAGAGATGACTTCGAAGTACATCACGGCGACTGCACTGCTTGAATCAAAGGAGAGCATCGAGCGTTCGTTGGAACAAGCATTGACAAGTGCTGCTACGTTGAAAGACGAGAACGATAGTCTAAAGTTCAAGCTGGACGATCTTTCGTCGAGATACTCAGCTGCGCAGTCGTTGATAGAAAGCAGTCAATCCCACGAGAGAACTTTGAGCAACAGAGTCTACGACTTGGAGAAGTCCTTGTCCAGGTTTAGTGGTGTAAACGTGAGCACTCTTAGCGAGTTGAACGAAACAACGTATCAGACGTTTGATGAAGTTGCTATGCAATATCAATTGACCAAGcagaagtttgaagaaaaggcgAACTTGGAGAAGCTTTTGGTTGAGAAGATCGAGCGTCTCGAGGAGGACGTTCGTAAATCAAAAGAGGACTTAGAGCAAGCAAATCTCACGAGGAAATCGTACGAGAAGCAGCTTAAGGACATGAAAAATATGTGCGACAAGTACAAGTCTGAACTGTCTTCCTTAAAGAAGGACAACTCGGAAAGTCAAAGTATCAACGACTTGCTGCGTAGAACTGAAGAGGATCAAAAGGAAATCGTGATGCTCAAAACGATTCTCGAACAGAAAGAAAAAGAGCTTACCGAGTCCGTAACGAAAATGTACGATTTATCAGAGAAGTTGAAAAAGTCTGAGCAAGAGTGTGAACAGCTGAAAAACGGATTAGCAACAGCATGGGCCCAATGTGCGGAAGTCGAGGAAAAATTGAGTCAAACGTTAGCTCTGAACGATAGCAAGCTCGATACCTCTGTGCCATCATCCAGTTACAATAGTGCCTTAACCAAGCAATTTAAATTAAGCAACGTTATGAATGAttctgtaaatacgacacatgatCAGAGTGTAGACAACAATAAGATTTCATGCGAGAAAAATGAGGATTTCGATGATAATAATAGAATAGCATCGTTGCAGGGGAAACTGACGTCTTTGTTGGAAGAGAATGAGAGGCTACTGAAGGAACAGGAACATTGGACGAATCTGCAGGCGGACTACGAGGAGgtgaaaaacaaattaaagcagTACACTTTGCTTTCGGAGAACCTCGCCGCGGAAAAGGAGTGCAAGACGGAAGAGAACAGAGTTCTGGCGAAGAAACTTGAAAGTATGCATTCGTTACAAGACTCCGTGAATCGATTGAGGTCGGAAAAAGAGAGTTTGCGTAAAGAAATCGAAGCGCTGATTAGCGTTCATGACGAGCAGATAAGCGCTGTGAAAGCTGAGACTTCGTCTGAGATTAAAAAGATACAATCATTGATGTTGGGTATGAAAGAAGGGAGCACGGAGCTGAGCGATTTGAAAACCGAATTAGAGACCCGGCATGCGAAAGAAATGGAGGAACTTCGCACGTATTTCGAGCAGAAGTGTCTGCTGATGGAAAAGCAGTATTCCGAGGAAATATTTAGTCAGCAGTCGAAGAAAATGTCAGATAACGATAGTGAGATCGCTGATTTGACCGATGGCTTATATTTTGGAGGCGCTGGGGATTGTTTGAACATGTCGAACATTTCTGGACGTAGCTCGAGGCTTGGTTCTCCTGTTGGAGACGAGCAACCAAAGCACCTCGGTCAAAATTTTCATAGTAACAGCAAATCTGAGTTAGAGTATGAAATGAACGTTAAAGCTTTGCAACAAGAACTACAAAACAAGATAATCGAGGTTCAGGAATTGAAATTGCACTACGAAAAAGCATTAGAGGAGCAAAAGAGCGTGTACGAAAGAGAATTGTACGATAACAAAGTTAAAGACAGGCGTGAAACGGTCAGAAATGTAGTAAATCAGGTAAGTTCGATATTAGATTCTGCGCTTTTGTATTTGCGTATCGAATGCACTTCATATATAATTACTTCTTGTGTTAAATGTTGAACCCTTTTCTTATGCGATGTAGCTGCTTTTCTctctttaaaagtatgtatacATTGCCGATGAATATTGAGTTCATTTGTTCACTTCATTACATTAAATTGCACTTTATTTTAATTCTTAATATATTCTTTCTGAATAGTTCTATacatttacaaaaaaaaaaaacgcatgTTACTTTAATCTGTTTGAATTTGTGGTCTGTgttctattcttttttttttttatatttattcttaATATCTTAGACCTAGAAGCATTTTAGAATATTAAAGTTCTCGGTTGTGAATAGACTCTGAGTTTTGAATAGCAACAGAATTGCTCTAAACTAAATATTGTCATGATGTATACGTTCCTTCCGTAACTAACATGCTATTGTGTGACCACATACGTGTGCATGCAGCATTGTCAAACAGAATGGGATGCGGGTGCGTTGGAAAACGGTGAATTAACGCAACTTCGAGCGGCCTACAATCATCAGTTGGAAGAGCAAATCGCGCTAGCTAAGTTGGATATTGTCAATGCGCTTCAAGAACAAATTCAGGTAGCTTCAGACTCAACGACATATCAGTTTATGCCATATCTCCTTGCAGAAATCCATTACAAAACAGCTACAATAGGCAATGATTTAAATTGatgtatatttttataaaaaaatcTTATGTACATGTTCTCTTATAACTTAACGAATAGACACTTCTGACGGTGGAATCAGACGTGGAGGACAACTGGCCGGCGGAATTGTTGGAGTTACGTGATAAGCTTACCAGCAATGCCAAGAAGGAGATGCGAATACTTAAAGAAACTCATGCTGGGGAGGTGCAACGTCTTAAGGAGGAGCATTCACGTGCTGTAGCTAGAATGATTAATCGTCATCAGGAGGAGCTTCATAGAATTAAATCTGAGTATGCTCAGAGTTACGGAGGGAAATGTGATTCTGATAGAGGTCCATTAACAGATCAGAAAATCTTCGAAGAAAGGTATTTGAGTCTCAGCAGAACTAAATAGAGCTGAAAGTTATATCAAGATACATCGTTAACGAACTATAATACTTTTGTTGCAGAAATATTTTGAGCAGGACGTGTGCGACTCTCAAGGCACTGATCGAGGAACTGATAAAATACTTTGTGATCTGCGAGGAAGAAGTTAACAATACTCTTATCACTGAAGTTGTTAAGCGACAATTGTGCGATAATATAAGCAATGAAAAGAGAG encodes:
- the Pch2 gene encoding pachytene checkpoint 2 protein; amino-acid sequence: MEGSDVLHVEICQSINSVLSAEKVENLVYAEINTLEDVKLDTIIYGKDLSNQTLQEHIDSIIYSSSHGERSHMKVQGAVLKFHVYRLTIECSATETMENDGENLPASSHWILPTKDFHYMWENLYFDSNIKNDLLHFIETAMIFSDHGVDMNVISWNKVVLLHGPPGTGKTSLCKALAQKIIIRLGKRFSHGTFVEINSHSLFSKWFSESGKLVMKLFNEIKLLLENPQALVCILIDEVESLAHTRKSCSNGTEPTDAIRVVNALLTQLDQIKQYSNVLILTTSNLSESIDLAFIDRADIKQYIGHPTQQAIYKIYTSCLKELMRANLMESEKIYELSYLKKMGYEETFRTKNSLKLMDLSQESVGLSGRILRKIPFLAHAFFLRTKKCTLSRFLRAMHLAIRREKEEVVVEDTSELLDRLEF